In Gigantopelta aegis isolate Gae_Host chromosome 6, Gae_host_genome, whole genome shotgun sequence, the following are encoded in one genomic region:
- the LOC121376296 gene encoding growth/differentiation factor 8-like, with translation MHRFLLLCATICVLYFSEINPVLGKSPKQELKTVEQLENASLYHSSLNSTNDKTTEKPEETEKLLNNTKSSTVSKTTSTPLLKTNRTTSSTTLVTTTTTIPTTSVSVFFTKLKPKKRKKITIAELELNRPYKKIDKFLAKSEFYKRKYDKKYKIKTKTRTKTEYIKNIRRPIVADVDKNRPIIKDRDELEDCPKCRQLEMAMVQMQINRRSSLKRQLLHKLRLEDAPKLREPPAKLPKKLLQRFFQDDESETEEDNFYAKTVEAFIVGYDVTRTCAHRKSTGCFKFDYKNKIEGKITSAELLVYKFRDGNDGQQTILVSELEKSGRRKLRPLNMVTRIETDLKEGWMSFPLEKTVTRWMAQPDVWSGALSIKCKSCVQTKHRDIFGSKGVYRPVLIIRVQPVSKKRPKRGLDCSVGTDMCCKKDYYITFHDLEMYRILQPRGIWANYCTGSCNVAMPGYYNHTRLIQGVRWRDDHVDEDLRAALQPCCGPVVLKTLSVLYVDGQGDIRRSHVPNLAIEECGCL, from the exons ATGCACaggtttttgttattgtgtGCGACTATCTGCGTGCTGTATTTCTCTGAAATAAATCCTGTCCTTGGCAAATCTCCCAAACAAGAGTTGAAGACAGTTGAGCAGCTAGAAAATGCAAGTCTGTATCATTCCAGTTTAAACAGTACAAATGACAAGACAACAGAAAAACCAGAAGAAACAGAAAAACTTTTGAATAATACAAAATCATCAACAGTGTCAAAGACAACGTCGACACCGttactaaaaacaaatagaACAACTTCATCGACAACGTTGGTGACGACGACTACGACTATTCCAACAACATCGGTGTCAGTtttctttacaaaattaaagcctaaaaagagaaaaaagataaCAATTGCTGAATTGGAACTCAATCGACCGTATAAGAAAATCGACAAATTTCTGGCCAAAAGTGAATTCTATAAACGAAAATATGATAaaaagtacaaaataaaaacgaaaaCGAGAACTAAAActgaatacattaaaaatatcagaCGACCCATCGTTGCAGACGTGGACAAAAACAGACCAATTATAAAAGACAGAGACGAGCTGGAAGACTGTCCGAAATGTCGCCAACTGGAGATGGCCATGGTGCAGATGCAGATAAACAGACGCAGTTCTCTGAAACGGCAGCTGCTGCACAAGTTACGACTGGAGGACGCTCCAAAGCTGAGAGAACCGCCTGCAAAGCTTCCCAAGAAACTTCTTCAGAGATTTTTCCAAGACGACGAATCGGAGACTGAAGAGGATAACTTCTACGCAAAAACAGTGGAGGCGTTTATTGTGGGTTATGATG TAACTCGTACGTGTGCTCATCGCAAGTCTACGGGGTGCTTCAAATTTGACTACAAAAACAAGATCGAGGGCAAAATCACGTCAGCCGAACTCCTTGTGTACAAGTTCAGAGATGGCAACGACGGGCAGCAGACAATACTTGTGTCCGAGCTGGAAAAATCGGGTCGACGCAAACTCCGACCACTGAACATGGTGACGAGGATAGAGACTGATCTCAAGGAAGGCTGGATGTCATTTCCACTGGAGAAGACGGTCACTCGATGGATGGCCCAGCCAGACGTCTGGAGTGGAGCCTTGTCGATAAAGTGCAAGAGCTGCGTTCAGACGAAACACAGGGACATCTTCGGTTCCAAAGGCGTGTACAGACCCGTTCTTATAATCCGCGTGCAGCCAGTGTCGAAGAAGCGGCCAAAGAGGGGTCTGGATTGCAGCGTGGGGACAGATATGTGTTGCAAGAAGGATTACTATATCACCTTCCACGATCTGGAGATGTATAGAATTCTCCAACCTAGAGGAATATGGGCCAACTACTGCACAGGCTCTTGCAATG TGGCAATGCCTGGTTACTACAACCACACGCGCTTGATTCAGGGAGTGCGCTGGCGAGACGACCACGTGGACGAAGATCTCCGCGCCGCCCTCCAGCCGTGCTGTGGTCCCGTCGTGCTGAAGACTCTTTCAGTCCTGTACGTGGACGGGCAAGGCGACATCAGGAGAAGTCACGTACCCAACCTTGCTATCGAAGAATGCGGCTGTTtatga